In Dehalococcoidia bacterium, the DNA window GCCGGTGTACACGCGCCCCAGCCAGCGCTCGTCGCCCACGCCTCAGTACTCCCGCGTCGGCGCCGCGTCCGCGAGGATTGCCTCCAGCCGGCGGCGTACGCCCTCCTCCGACCCCGGGTGCGTGAGGATGTAGAAGCGCTCGTCCTGAATTGCGCGCCAGACCTTGTCCGCCACCTCTGAGGGCTCCATCGTTGCGGCGCGCTGCGACCACATCTCGTCTGACCGCGCCGCCCACTCCGGCGACGGCGCCTCAGCGCCCTCGCGGAAAGCCTCCGGCCGGTTGCGCGCCGCGGACGTGATGCGCGTCCGCACGCCGCCAGGGCAGAGCACGGAGACCTTCACCTTCGACTCCATCTGCCGCAGCTGGTGGTAAAGGCCCTCGCTCAGCCGTACGACGGCGTGCTTCGAGGCGCCATAGATGGGCAGCGCGGCGCCGGAGGTGAGGCCGGCGATCGAGGCGGTGTTGACGATGTGCGCGTCCTGGTTGCGCGCGACCATGTCCGGCACGAAGGCGCGGATGCCGTGCACGACTCCCCAGAAGTTCACCGCGAAGGTCCAGTGCCAGTCCTTCATCGAAAGCTCCCAGACGCGGCGCGGGTTCTGCATGCCGAGGTCGCTCTCGGCCACGACGCCGGCGTTGTTGCAGAGTATGTGCACGGCGCCGAACTCCCTTCGCACCTCGTCCGCGAGCCCTTGCACGGAGTCCTCGTTCGACACGTCCGTCCACACCGGCAGCACGCGCTGCTCCCGCTGCCTGAACTCGGCCGCGGCCGCGTTCAGGGCCTCACGCTCGAAGTCGGCGAGCACGACGGCCATCCCCTCTTGCGCGAAGCGCTCGGCCATCGCCTTGCCGATGCCGCTGGCGCCGCCCGTCACCACGGCAACCTTGTCCCTGAAGTCGCGCATAGAGCCACCTCCGCGTGCCGCACTATAGGCGAATCGCCAGCGGATTGGGAGCCGATAGGCCGGCGCGCTGGACAAGCCGGGGGCGCGAACGGGATGGTGGCCGGCGGACGAGCCCAGGCCCTTCGCCCTCCCCCGCTCCTAAGCGCGGCCCGGAATTACTCGGCGGCTGCGTCGGCTACAATTTGGGCGGCATGGCCGGCGAACTCAAGGGCGTAGTGCTGAGCGGCGGGAAGGCGACACGCCTACGGCCGTTCTCCTACACGGGCGCGAAGCAACTCGTGCCCATCGCCAACAAGCCGATCCTGTTCTACGCCATCGAGAACCTGGTCGAGGCCGGCGTCCGGGACATCGCCGTAATCATCGGCGACACGGGGCCGCAGGTGCGTGAGGCCCTCGGCGACGGCTCGCGCTTCGGCGCCCGCATCACCTTCATCGAGCAGGACGCGCCCCGCGGCATCGCCCACGGCGTCAAGATCGCCGAGGAGTTCGTGGGCGGTAGCCCGTTCATCGTGTTCCTGGGCGACAACTTCCTGCGCGGCGGCATCGTCCGCTACGTGAACGCTTTCCGCGACTCCCACGCCGATGCCCAGATACTGCTGAAGGCGGTCGACAACCCCAGTGGCGTCGGCGTCGCCGTGCTCGACGAAATCGGACGCCCGGTGCGGCTGGTCGAGAAGCCCCAGCACTTCGTGTCCGACCTCGCAATCATGGGCATC includes these proteins:
- a CDS encoding SDR family NAD(P)-dependent oxidoreductase; this translates as MRDFRDKVAVVTGGASGIGKAMAERFAQEGMAVVLADFEREALNAAAAEFRQREQRVLPVWTDVSNEDSVQGLADEVRREFGAVHILCNNAGVVAESDLGMQNPRRVWELSMKDWHWTFAVNFWGVVHGIRAFVPDMVARNQDAHIVNTASIAGLTSGAALPIYGASKHAVVRLSEGLYHQLRQMESKVKVSVLCPGGVRTRITSAARNRPEAFREGAEAPSPEWAARSDEMWSQRAATMEPSEVADKVWRAIQDERFYILTHPGSEEGVRRRLEAILADAAPTREY